The segment TGATATGTGTCACCATTTCCATATATCTAGACTGAatattatggatttttttttttagcatggcACATACAAAAACACATAGATCAAAACAAAGTGCATTTATTGTTCATAGAGGAGGTATTGCCCTCATCTTAAGGGGTTATTATGTATATGGTTCCTTCAAGAGGAAAAAGGGTCCTGGGTAACATCTGGCATTTCCATGTCTGCTCCACAGATCTTCTTAAGAACACGGTCTCCTTCACTGCTGTTCATATAAAGGATGATTTCgcactatttcttttttatgtcagAATCCAGACACTAGAATACAGACCTCATTAACTTCCTAATCCTCTTAGAGGATCACGCCATGAGCCACAAACTTGATCCTGTTGTCTTCCAATTTAACGTTGCTCTCAGATGAGATGAGAAGGCAGCCTTTGAcagcaagaagacctgggttcaggtctccATGCCTAGCATAGtttgcatgaccctggacaagtcacttagctgtaATGTGGCCCAAGCAGCTCTCTTCAGACTGGAAATGGCATAGCAGAAGTGATCTGCAGGAATACGAgaagtcaatgaaatcacaagtgcaTCCAAAATCCTCAAGAGATGGCGCATGAGAGCATGCTTTAATTATGGACATGCTCTACCAAagggaaatattcttttttgtttgctgtCTTCCACACCCACAGTCAGTACCCCTAATTCTGCGTAGCTGAATCGCTAGGAGGAGGCACTACTGGCCTCAAGGGAGGCTGAATGAGAGTGTGGCTTCTTCACCACTGCCCAAAGAGATGGTCCCAAAATACCAACTGAACCATGTGACCTTCTGCTCAGAAATcctcagtggcttcctattgcctccaggataaaaataCAGATTCCTCTCCCCAGTCCTTAGAGCTCTCAACTATCATCTCCATCCTGCCTTTCCAtagttatttcacattactccctttcacatACTCTGTTCCAGCCATCTGCAGTTCCCTGAATTCATCACTTCATCCCCCACCTCCCTGCCCACCTGAAAAACGTTTCCTCCTCACTTATACTTCTTAGAACAATTCACTTCCTTCCTGTCAGCcgaagctaacatttctactacaaaaagcctttccctattgttggttctctctctctctgtctctctctgtctgtctctctcagtctctctatctctgactgtctgtctgtctctctctttctcccttctcctccccctctctctcaccctccctccctgtctctctctgcctttctctgtctctctgtgtgtctctctccctcctttctaccTTATATTTACTTAGGATTATAGTATCGTAGGTTAGAGCTTGAAAGTTCAGACTGGAGAGGCTGTCTGATCCAACACCCatactttcagatgaagaagctaTGGCCCCAGGAGCTAAGTGACACAGCTGGTAACCTCAGAGGCAGGACTGTCTCTGTGTAGGTCATATTCCCCCAGTAGAAtacaaacttcttgaaggcaaaaagtgttttgtttttgttggtaCCCAATCCTCATCCACGTGCATTGCACAGaggaggctcttaataaatgtttattgagggGCTGTCAGAAGGCAGACACATTGTTTTTCATTGGTCCAGCCATTATGGAAAACAACTTGAAACTTTGCGGAAAATGGACTAAACTATCCCTACCCTTTGACGTAGAGAGCTAACTACTACATATGTATTCATTATGCAGTCAAAGACTGAAAGATCCCATAtaccccaaaaatattcataacatttTTTGTGgcaagaaagaactggaaacagattAGGTGTCCATTGATTGGGAAggagctaaacaaattgtggtgtgtgAATATATGCAAAATTACTGCACTGTAAAAAAATGAAGACTTCCTGTTTGATGAAGAATGCAGATTATAGATTTTTGtttataaaaccaaaccaaaaaagaaagcaagaaaggcaGCCTCAAACCaaatcctcctttttttttttttttcagaacaaggataaaaagtaaaaaagacaaCATTTCATCAGATCAGGTTGGGTCTTTTCTTGTGGTATCTACAGGATCTAAGCTGCTTTCTCCCTTAAAGAGAGAAATCGATTATAGTCTAGCCTCAGCCTCTAAAACAGTAGGAGAGTCTCCTCAGCAGACATGTGCCTCAACTTCTCCCCTCCAGCTGCCAAGatttctttaatgtttttcttcctaTCCGAGTCCAAAAACCAACCCAGCTTGTGAACAATGATATATGGTGGTTCTGGCAAAAGGACATGTCATAATCACCACACCGTTATGATAAGCAAGCTTAGTTGACCTTACTAAGAGTCATGTACCCAGTGCAGCCTTGGACCTGGTCTCGGACTTGGACTCTGATCCAGAATAGGAAGCTATATTAACCAGTGCGTGGTAAAGGAAGCCCaagcaggaaaacaatattcacaaTAAGTACACCAATGTGAACAGAAAAACCAACTGTAgtacccaaacaaacaaaaaagtcacATCACTAAatactgtgtaattataatgaccgaGTTCAGCCagaagaaaatttgaggaaattCAGGGTTCAGAAGCTACGAGTGTGGAATATTACATTTGCCTTTGGGCATAATCAACATGTTGGCTTATTTTACTGAAGtgccttttttctatttctttttaatctttattacAGGGGATAGCTTGCTGTGTAGAGGAGGGCAGAGGGAGATATATAATACAGCTTCCTCCATTTAATTCCTggcatttaatttaaaaacaaaaggatacaacaataagataaaaattttaattttttccccaaaatgctAATGAgttaattttaaagtatttaactTACCAAGAACAGCCTAGCCTTCACATCTTCACATATGAAAGAGGAAATTAATCATTTGTATTCTGTGTGCTGATGTCTCAATTTtgctcagcactttacaaattgaGTGAGCCGCAAAGTCTAAAATATTTGCAGATACTGCACTCTTATAGTGTCTTATGTTTGTTTGGTTCTTTGAAACTTATAAAAatgcttccattctcttttcatttgattattttttaaaactttgtttatGCTGTTTGTATCATGATCATTACCCACCCTCACCAGATTGAACCATCCCTAccgacaaaaaaataaaaagccaatTAAGTAAAACATCTGATGCATTAAACTTGCCAGACAGTATGTACAATATCCTGCTAGTCCCTCCTATTTCTGCTGTGAGAAATTATGTATAATTATCTGTTCTCTGAAactttaatgaattttttaattgCTCAGATTTCCACTTCCTTTTGAccatcttttcatttacattgttgcagtcattatgtataatattctcttggttctgcttagttCATTCTATGTTAGtccatataaatcttcccaagtttctctgaatttctagtatttgtcattttttaaccacacaataatattcccttatatttatatactcttggtttttttttcttcaaccattccccaataaatggaCAGcctctttgtttctagttctttggtaCAAAGCAGAGTTCTGCTATGAATACTTTAGCGTATGATTGAACCTTTGTTTCTGTCTATGACTTCCTTGGAATATATGCCTAGAAGTGAGATCAAGAACAGTTTACTCACTTTTCTTATATCATTTCAAGTTAACATACAGAGTAGCTGGACTACTTCATAGATCCACCAACGATATATTAGTATATCTGACTTCCTATTGACTGTTTCCATCTTTTGaaaatctttgccaatttgcatgTTAGGAAGTGAAAtctcagagttgatttaatttgcatttctctgttaGTGCTTTGGAATGTGTTTTCATGTGGTCATGTAAAATTTGctgttcttttgaaaactattcttGTCCTGTGACTGCTTTtatattggggaatggctcttagttttatttcatgtgtgtgtgtgtgtgtgtgtgtgtgtttgagggagagagagagagaaagagattgtcAGGCTTGGTCacaatatcaatttttaaaaaatgttttgatagaagattctatatgtatatagatatatatatatacttatgtacatatataatacacatatacaatatacttTATTATATGCTAAAAACTATACAGGCATACCTCAGGGATGTTGTGTGTTTGGTTCTAGACCaccacaataaagcaaatatcacaataaaaCGAGTCacaaattttttggttttctagtgcatataaaagtcatgtttacactatactgtaCTCTAATAAGTGTGCAAGAATATTGTgtctaaaaaaaacccaatgtacatatcttaattaaaaaatactttattgctaaaaaaaaaaatgctacctatcatctgagccttcagcaatttgtaatctttttgctggtagaGGGTCTTACCTTGATGTTGATGACTGCTGACTGGTCAGAGTAGTAGTTGCTTAAGGTTGGGGtaactgtggcaatttcttaaaataagataacaatgaagtttgctACTTTgattgactcttttatgagagatttcCCTGTACTATGTGATGCTATCTGATAGCATTTTACCTGCATTAGAACTTGTTTCAAAATTGGAGTcagtaaggtgaaaatgtatttaatagaatcatatatgtagaacctataaaagATGGCacgccatcttgggaagggagtgggaaggaaggggaaaaaaaatctaagatatatggaagtgattgtagaacactgaaaacaaataaaataattttaaaaataaaaaataaaataaatattctctcaaaaaaaaattgcagtCAGTCCTCTCGAACAGTGCTGCTGCTTTATCAACCAAGTTTATGTGTTGTTCTTCAATactgttgtgtctcagggaataggaggcctggggagagagagagagagatggggcaACGGGCAGTTGATGGAGCATTCCGAGCACACATAGCATTAATCAATGAAGTTCTCTATCTTACATGGGTGTGGTTTGTGgtaccccaaaacaattacaattatactatcaaagatcactgatcacagatcaccataaaaGATATAACAGTAATttgaaagtttgaaatattgtgagagttaccaaaatgtgacacccAGACATGTTGTTAACACATACTGTTAGAAAAATGGCGCCAGTAGACTTGCTCAACACAGGGTTTCCAAAGACCTTCAATTTTTCTAAAACAATACAGTATCTGCGAAGTACCACAAAATAAGATATTCCTGTGTACgcacacaaacgcacacacacacacacacacacacacacacacacacacacacacacacacaccaagcagCTTCTGGCCCTGTGTTCCTTATTTCTCTGTGGAAACTGGGGAGCCATATTTCATCATTGATTCTCCAGAACCAAGACTGATCATTACCCTTTCATTCTCATTGACACTACTACACTCCTCTTATATATCATTATTCTGATTCTGCTTAATTCGCTCAATATAaattcacacaagtctttccatgtttctctgaattcttcacattcatcACTGTTCACTGAATTCATTTGTGGTTCAACCACCCACTTTTATTCCACTTCTTTGGGAGCTAGGGCTGCAGCTCACAAGGAAATCCCTTCCTGCAAATTAGGTACATTTTCAACAGGTTAgtcatagaaagttatttggagacactaagagattaagggactttgcccagagtcacacagccagtgcgTGTCAAAGATGCAACTGTCACTGAGCAGAACTTCCTGACTATAAGACCAGCCCTCCAGCCACTAACCCAAACTGCTTCTTTGTCCCCAAAGAGGAGTGCTTTGAATATCTTAGTAAGCCATGTGGGACCCAggtatttctttgtctttgtttgtttttagggcCTTACACAAAGAACTGTTTTGTCTTCTTTAAATTTAGGTGGGGAGAAACCCAGGCAGAAACATAACAATAGGAAATTCCCCCAAGATAAATGGGGCTCTGTCGCCCAGGAAGTACATGCCAAACTCTTCCCTCCAGGAACAGCATATGTCTGCTTCCCATCTTTTGTAAATAGTACCTCCTGTTCGTAGTTGAAGTTATCACCTGATTCTcttttgtctgtcttttttttccccagctgGGCCAATAAGCATGAGGAATGGAAGTTTCAGAAGACAAGGCAGACTTGGCTCCTGCATCACATGTATGACAGCAATAAGGTTTGTATCAAAATTGGCCTCCCAGGTTAGCCCTTGTAGATTTCGGAGAAGGACTTTGTTGTGGAGTTGGCAGCACTGTTtccatgtgactttggaaaaTCCCACTGCGCCTGTCTGTAAAATAGTGGCATGCTACTCACTGGATAGAGCAAATAGGTGACTTTTTAAAACTTAGCATAGGATCTGAGGGTTAAAAGGGGCCTTTGAGATGCTCTCATCCAACCCcaccccattttatacatgatcAAGTTCAGTCCCTGAGAGAGGATGTACCCGGAGTCCACAGGCCAGCATGCTCCCTCCACAGATTGGAGCCCACCTGCCAAATTCATTCAGAGCTCTTCACTCTGTAACTGTGCTTCCCAGCATCTTGGGGTCCACGGTGCTGCACTCATAGACATTCAGTGTCCCAAGGAGGGGAAATACTTTTTAGAAGACATTtcttatctttccctttcccattaGAATCTTAGGACAGCAGAGGGGATTCAAAGATCCCATTTCCTCGTTTGCTGGATACCTCACAGgctcattgtgaggatcaaggtgctttgcaaaacttaaagtaccATAGAAATAAATGGGAGTTGGGGTCATCTAGTCCCAGGTCCTCGTTTTAGAGACAAGCaatttgaggcccagagaggtaaaatgatttgcttgAAGTCACACAGACTGCTAGTGGTAGCAGGAGCTCCCATCCAGGTCTTCTGCCTTCCAGTCCAGTTCTACTCACTATCTCACTCTCCTTTGCCTTGAAATTGTTTGGATAGTGATACTGGGTAGTCATTCCCAAGTTGGCATTTATATATCAGAGCTGGTCTtggatggcacagtagatggagcactaggcctagagtcaagaagatctgagttcaaatccaacctcagacacttgctaggtgTGTAACCTGGGCGTGTCACTCAGcctctgtctgccccagtttcctcagctgttaaatgaggataataaacgTATCTTTCTCCCAGGGATGTTGAGAGAGTCcagggagataatatttgtaaagcgcttagcacagactggcacatggtagatacttaatgtttccttccttccttttccccaaatCCAGTTTTGTTTCCACTGTCTCACACCTGCCCCCTGTGAATTCTGCCTGGCTCCATGACTCCTTCAGCACCACCTGGCCCGCTCAGCTCCGCACCTCAGTACTTAGATTAGGGCTTATAGGCAGATAATGcagcagaaactgaggcagctgaGATAGACTCTCAAGAATCCAAAACGCTTTGCCTTTGCTGATAGCATTGACTATGTCAGCTTCCAAGTTTAACTGGATGGAAGCTGGGCTTCCAACGGGTATGGAGTTCCAGTGTTTCCAAATGTGTATAGAATTTAAGGATTTCATTTTGAGCCAACGAGGTCTTGCAGCTTTTGTGGCTGAGAGACACTGTTGTCATGGGTTCATTTCCTTCCTTGTTGTTGCTCAACAACTTCCTTGCCCAATCAGTGTTTATGATTTGAGCCAGTTCCATAAAAGAGATTCTGATCCACTTAAAAAACCAGGTGTGACCTAAGTacttggaaacatttttttatatggcAGCTTGTGGTAATGGAAATGCACAGATTATGCTAATAACACAGAAACACCCTTTGAATGCTTCATGACAGACAGCAACATGATTACATGAAATTACTTAGTTTTCTCCCACCTTTTTAAATCTAATCTATGTGTTTTCTACTGCTGAATTAAGctatgtatattttctttcatatttactttccttcatttccttctcctgctcttttttttaaaatatttcccactTCATAGTATGACAGGATATATGAATATCTTGCAAGTTGCTCTCAGCTTTCCTCCAGGGAGAGCATTTGTGCTGAGTGGTCACCCTGACCTCCAGTCTGTACTTCATGCAGACTTCACGGATCTAGTTACACAATTTGTAGTTGGACTTTTGATGTTATCTTCTGCGGGTGTGTATTTTGACCAGAAAAGTTCAGATGGAATCCAGAAGGATGACATCAGACCCCCAGGAAAACAACCCCAGAGTGCTGTCTCAGAATGGCTAGGCATGGTTTACAGGTGTGATCCTAGGTTCCTACTGCCAAACTGTACTCACGGGGGAAACACAGagttgggattaaaaaaaaattaaatgcaaaaggtggaggaaaatcagtgaaggaaaaatgaaagcacCAAATCTCAAGGcatttgtttctctttggaataaATGTCCTTTGACTGTCCCTATGGTAGATCAGAGATGTGATGTTTCAGAAACTACTAAACACAGTTTACTAAGCTCCTTTATCTGGGCATAACCTTGGGAACTGAGGTAATGAATGGTGACTGGTGCTTGCTCTTTGCAAAGATTTCTTTACTCCGAACTCAAGAGTCACTTGTCCTTTAAGTTGCTAATGTGTGATCTTTgcccttttcatttatttttgaaatcttTCTGACTCAGGGATCTTTGGTAATTAGGCAGTGACTGAGAGCATCTTTTCCTTTGAGGGGACAGATAGAAGGAGGCAAGCAGGCCTCTCTGTCCAGCTTTGCCCATAGATTGCTTTCATTCCCATAGTGAACATTCAACTGCTTCCAAAACAAGTAGAGCTTTTGATCTTGTTCAGCTCTGGATTGAAAAGATACCAGGATTGCCACTTTTCTCCCCCATGAAAGGTTTCCCTCTCTGCAAAACTCCTTGCAGGAAAATGAACTTGAAATTGAGGCCCTTGCTTTGCTAGGCTCCAAACATATTTTGTCTTTACCAGCCCTGCTACCCTTTTATGAAAGCTAAACCCACCCCCAAAAAAGTCATTTGCAGACATATCCCTGTCATGTGGCAACAGGCTAATGGGCTCAGGGAGTATTTCATGCAAGTGGTCCTTGAACATCATTGCAATTGAAAGTGGAAGGTCAGGTCCCTGGAATCCTAAGACCTAAGCCACAATTGTCACCCTGGACTTTGTTCCATCTCCAGCAAGCATCCCTTCACTCTGCCTTCTTCACCCCTGTGGGTCCTCAAAATCGATGTATGCTGCTAGGAAGACTGCATtcgaaaggaagaaaaagatgaaagctGTCAGACCCACAAATATAGCGTAAACCATCACCTCCTTCTGCAGCCCTGTGCACCATTCTCACATGCCATCATGCCTGAAATGTCTCTTTTCCCCACCTGATGGCGAATATTTGTTGATGATCAATAATGTGCCCAGTGCCCTAGATGCTTCTTGAAATTCTGACTATTTGTTAAGGCTCAGATCAGGATCTGCCTTGGGAGCCTTCTTTGACTGCACCACTCCACCCAGCTCctgtgcttctctgaattcctcatacaCTAATTACAATCTAGCACCTAATTAAACTCTCTCATTGTTCAGTGAGATTCTCAAGGGCAGAGATCAGGGCTTCCTACTTGATTTACTACTCCCATGGCTTCTAGCACAGTGAGGAGAATCTAGTAGGCAGTTGGTAAGCAAGCACAGAAGCCTGAACCTTCCAGATGCCATCCCACTATGAGATTCTGtggcttcttgattgattgaaataGTCATCATTTTAACCATGGAGCAGTTTACATTTAATGCCAATCCTGATGGTCCCAGTGTTAGGGTCTTGGGATGAACTTAAGAATCTCAAGCAGGATCATTCTGACTGTAAAGCCAGGACTCAACTTCTGATCAGTAAGTTCACCCCATCCCAGCTCATTGAGAAAATCGAGCCAGTGTCTCCTAACGTGCCCAAGAAAAGGGCATGGAAACAGAGAGACCACCTgccttggtgtgtgtgtgtgtgtgtgtgtgtgtgtgtgtgtgtgtgtgtgtttcagaagTTTCTCATCTGAATGATGGAATATTCTATACGGTTTCACAGGATGAGGTAGGATTCCAAAACCAAAGTCAGATAACTAGGAGGTGGGATGGAATTACGGGTGTTTGTGCCAACGCTACAAAAACGTACAGGTTCTGCTGAGTCTAAACATTCCATCTAAGgtgggtggtgtgtgtgtgtgtgtgtgtgttttcttttttgccacACTGACCCTCTCAGGTTTCAGTGTTATAAACTGTTGCTATAGATGCCCAGGATTAGGGGTGCGCTGGAGACCAGAGAGACATTTTTTCaagtttcctctctttctcctagtcTTCTGTGTGCACCCCCAGGGCAGACACAATCCCTACAGAGATACTAAAGTAAAGAGttagcaaataaaattcttatatCTATAAATGACAACCTGGTATCCCAAAGGCTGACAGATTTGCATTTTCAtcttaataatttctttccttttagctGTTCAGCTGTTTTCTTCTCTTGTCCCTCCTAGTTGACTTTTCCCaaccatccttttttttttaaatttccagtcCCTAGTTCCCTGTTATGTTTTTGGCATCTTAGTCTCGTAATTCTGTAGTGATCTTTTTGCCCAAACTGAGGCTTCTCTGTGGTCCTGTTGTCACCACTAGGCAAAGGATGCCCAGGAATCCCAACCTTTGCCCATGTTCACTGGTCTGTCCTCACCACCAGGGTCCTGTCCCACTGTGTGTGATGCCTCCAAATACTTGATTTTAAGCTTAAACTTCTATTACTAGCAGTTCTGATTGACTTAGTAGAGAATCCTCATGAGGTCATTTCTGAAAAGGGGCTTAATGCAGCCTCTATCTCCCGTGTTCTTCACTGATCCCAAGTCAGCTGACACACATGGCAGAGAACCTGCGAGTCTCTTACCATAGGAAGAATGAATCAGAGGTGCTAGGCAGAAGACAGAGAGCCATTCTCAAAATGATTAATCATGGCTAGCATTCATGTGGTACTTTAAAGATAATAGTTGTTTTAATTCGCACAgaaactctatgaggtaggtgcttttatttatccccattttatagatgaagaaacagaggctgggagaggtttagtaacttgcccagggttacatgcctactaagtgtctgaaataggatttgaactcaagtcttcctggtgcCAAAGTCAGTATACTATCCCTCCCACCACTGCCCTCACTGaagagtatatatatatgattgtcCTGCATCACAGACCCAGTTTTCAGAACCATCCAGTTCATTTCCAGCTCTGGTGTTGAGTGACTAAGCCAGCAAAGGCCCCTCCTGAGCACAAAACTAACATTTTTTAAACCCCTTCTCTCACCCATTTGTGAAAAGAGCAAGAggatggaagaagaaataaaggaaaaggcaaacagaaGGCATGGGGGCCATTAAGGCATCGTTCATTTCAGGCATGTTCTACTTAAGTATATGTAACGGAGCCGGCCTCGATGTAATCTGGGAATGGTTTCCATATGGCTTGGAATTTAAGTTGTTTTGCAGATTAGCTGTGAGCACCACACATGACCGACAGACAACTCTGTCCAGAATGGCTACTCAGCCCTCAGCCACAACTGGTATTATCACGTTCTGCCACACAGAGTTAAATTTGATGAGGTGTTGCTTGGCTTGCAAGGCTGCCTTCAAGCCACCGTGTCTCTGACTTGAGGAACTTGTGGTCTGGAAGTGTCACTCGCCAGGCACGAGTGCACTCAGCTGCAGCCACTGATTTCCCCAAGCTTAGCATGTTTTCCCAGAACAAGTGAACCTTCAAGCCCCTCTTGCAACTTGTAGTGAACACAATGTTCCCTGCTAGCGATTCGCTTCTCTTCCTCTGAATGTCTGCATGCACTGAGGTCAtcctctccctctgcccctctACCATCCACATCGAAAATGggagattatttttctttttaatttccactgagtttttttttcttttccatttgtcttccCCCACCAAAGGTCCCAGATAAGCATTTCTCCATTCTACTGGATTACCTGGAGGGTCTAAAAGGAAGGGCCAGAGAAGTGACAGTGCAGAAAGCTGAAACACTCATGAAGAAATTGGACAATGCAGAGCCCGAAGATTCAAGTTTACTAGAGAAGAGTGAGAGAATCCGGCAAGTCCTGCAGCTGCTTTCCTAAAAGGGAATGAGCCATCATCTCTGTAGTTCCAtcagcagaggaaaaattggaaaggatgactctccccttctctcacctgaatgtgtatgtgtgcgtgcgtgtgtgtgtatgtgtgtgtgcgcactaGCATATGTGCCCAAGCAACAGTCTAACTCTCAGCATCTGACGTTCTCCCAGGAAGGTTGTCAGAAGAAGGTAAAGATTGTTCTACTTCTAGATGCATGCTATGGTTATGTCTGGTGATCTCTTCTTTAAGTGATTTGATCTTATCTAGGATATAGGAAAAATGGCCCTtctgtgtttttaaaatgttcatgtaTCAGGGTATAATCACCTTGCAATGATGTAAAGAGATCCAAATCCTTGGCTTTAGAAGGGCCTCCAAAGTCCTAGAagcgagagacagagacagagagacagagagagacagagagagagagagagagaaagagagggagagagagagagagagagtgtgtgtgtattttacaaAAGGAGGGTTTTCAGAAACGGATACAGAACCCAGCCT is part of the Notamacropus eugenii isolate mMacEug1 chromosome 3, mMacEug1.pri_v2, whole genome shotgun sequence genome and harbors:
- the CHLSN gene encoding protein cholesin isoform X4; protein product: MYDSNKVPDKHFSILLDYLEGLKGRAREVTVQKAETLMKKLDNAEPEDSSLLEKSERIRQVLQLLS